The nucleotide sequence AATGACAGATTGCAAtgaaaaattgtacaaaaattataaaaataatcagAAATCATGAAGATCAAAAGGATATGAGACGGTGAGGACGAAGGAGTCGCCGACGGAAGCGAGATTGAGCTTGGTGCCGGGGATGGCGAAGTTCTGGAGATCGGTGGGGGAGCAGTAGGCGAGATTGGTTAGAGCGAGATCTGGGGCGGGGGTGTTGGTGACGGTCATCATCACCGCTGGCGAAGAGGAGGATAAGCCGAACCGGCCGGCCATTTTTTGATCGGAGACGAAAAGAATTCCGGGTGGAGGATTTCTAGTTCCTTTGGTTGTAAGAAATGGAGATGATGAAGTTTTTGTCTAATTTTTCTGCTTTGATCGGAAAGAGACGATAAACTTTgaaatttttggattttctaGAGGCccaaataaaagcccaaaacgaACAGCTGGATTTGATCGCATAATGTCGGTCCTTTTAATAAGCCTTGTAGCCCAATATATAGTGagaagtttcaatttttttttttttttttttggtcaaacgatagattttgttagattagaagATAGATTAGCCACTGATAGAGTTTGAACTCACACCCTCAGGAAATGGTTCATCTCCTTTCCACCATTGTGGTAAAGAGCCACTTGCAACGAGAAGTTTTAAATTTAAGATAACAATAACGAATATGAATCGTGCATAATTGAGTTATGCTTAACATAAATATAATATGTCTTCGTCGTTTATAGGCAAACTTACAAGTGAATAGGAATTCATTAAGCCCCAATTTCTACTTTTGGAACCCTAAGATAATGCTTTGCCCTTGACAGTGAGATTTGATTTTCATGTCTTCTTTGCTAAGATagcttatataaaaaaatttcaaaacctaaaaagaaaatcaaacacaATGATGCGGAAAGAtaaaaactttttgcttaaacTCTAAATCAGTTTGAAATTGTTTTTAGAATGGTTATAAACATTTTGACAGAAGAATTTATAAGTACTTTTAGCTCTTTAAAACACTTATGGGCAGTttggtattattttatttttagttttactttTCACTTCTTTAAAAACTGAAATCTTAAAAGTCATtcgatatttattttattttcagttttttatctttttgaaatttaaaaactaaaatcttacttgataactattttaatttaaaaaaaaatgaaaattaatttcttgagttttcaaaatttttccttgagtttttacttttttattttcaattttcacttttttataaaactaaaaactgaaaatagttaccaaacaaatttttagttttcaatttttgaaaaaaaatgaaaactaaaaactaaaaatgaaatggttatcaaacaacccatttgataactactttcggtttcagttaaaaaaaacatatatatatatatatatatattaaaactaaaaactatttATTGAGTTTATTtccaattttcaaaatttgatcttGAGTTTTCTTTCTGAAAGTAGTTTAGCAAAACTCAAACAAAGCTCTCCTTCAACGagattttaattttcagttttataaaatataaaaactgaaaatcaaaatctgaaaactgAAAAAAGAGCAATTTAGCAAAAACCCAAAGAAAGCCCCCCAAATCATGATCAACCGAAATATCGGCCACCTCAAAACCCCAAACTCGAGAAAGCTAAAACCCTAGCCCAAAAGAGCCATAACGACGCTCATGGCGACCCGACGGCGCCTCCAAGCTCTGACCCGCCACGCCTCCGCCCTCTTCTCCAAAAGCCCTTCATTCCACTCCCTCCCAGCTCCCCTCCCCATCTACCAACCCCTCAAAACCCTCACCTCCAATTTCTCCCTCATTTCCTCCAGCCCCGATCCCACTCGCTCACTTACCCGCCATTTCTCGTCGAAACCCCGAATCGGCGACGTAAATGAAGACAACGAGCACAGTGAAGAGGAGgaagacgacgacgacgacgacgacgacgacgaggaTGAAGAAATTGGGGACAGTGAGGACGAGAGTGCTTACCGATGCAGCGGTTCGAAAAGAGAGTATACTCCAGAGGAGAAAGAGGCGGAGGCCGCCGGCATTGGGTACCAAGTGATTGGGCCGCTTCAGAGGTCTGATCGGGTTTTCAAGCCATATGAGCCGGTTTTCGCGGTGGTTCAGGTCCGTCTGTAGAGTGGATTATTATCTTTTGGCGTCGAATGAGACTGTTAGATTGGTAGGATTGGTTTTGATTAATGTGATTTTGTGGTGGTGTTGTTGTAGGTTGGTTCACATCAGTTCAAGGTTAGCAACGGGGACTGCATTTTCACGGAAAAGTTGAAATTCTGCGAAGTGAATGATAAGGTCGGTACAGATTAATTGTTGCGTGTTGCCTATTTCGGTGTTAGGATATCGTAGGTTGTTATGTATGCGTTAACATTATGTTGCAAACTTGTACTGCATTTACCCACAGGAATAATGTCAGTACTCATAGTCGctgaaattgaaatttgaagtcTTTTTAGCTGTTCAGTTCACTGGTGGTATGTTAATGTTTGGCATCCATTCTGCGTTCGCTACTATTTGATCAATTGAATTTGTGTCTTCCAAGATTATGACTCTTTGGTGGGCTTAAAAGAAGTTCTTAATTGGAATTTTGAAGCAACGTGTATGCCGGGGGACagtattttttgtaaaaattgtaGAAGAGTAGTTTCCGTGTCATATGAATTGAGATGGTATGTTAATGGGCTTACAAGTGGAAATGAATACCTTGGtgagattactaaggaatttaaaaatgatggaaattgaaatgacgagattttattttctagaatttgtaaattttcttgtttggttaacctaaaaaaacaatggaattgaatatagaatttgttatatttaaactctcaatcatagaaattgggaaaggacacctatttacatggaatttgaacttgggaattggaggtcccaaattcctagttttttttcacgcagaaattctaaatttctatgtttatgaatccaaacaaggaaattggtgcatgtcaatttataaattccgacttttatcaaaattccaagtttattttcctcatccaaacatagtgtaagagTTGCACTGGTTTTGGTAAATATTTAGACTAGGAAGATGGTTTTGTGACCAGCATTGAGGGCCACCTAAGTTCGAAGTACCATAATTTTGGATGCTATTTCTTTTCCATTGGTGTTCGTTTTGTATCCGAGCCCTCAAGAGGGCAAGCTGGACTTGCAAGCTTACATTCGGTTTTCCTGTTATCTATTGATTCTATCCTTTCTGTGTTGGTTTGTAATAACTCTTTTGATCTCTATTAGAATTTAGTCAAGTACATGATAGAATTATCGTATCCTTGTTTAAGATCAAATAATTGTactatttcataattttttggtAGATGACGTTTATAATTTTCATAAATGAACTCTATTGTCTGATGTTTTGCTTGCTTGTTTATTGCAGTTAGTACTGAACAAGGTTCTCATGCTGGGCTCAAGTAGTCAGACAATAATTGGTAGGCCCATATTACCAGATGCAGCAGTTCATGCGGTTGTTGAGGAGCACGTAAGTGTGACAGAATTGTTTCTCTTTTCTTACCGCTGTGTGCGTGAGTGTCACAgtcaagaagaaaaatgaatatATGTATGCTTCAAAATCCAACCACAGAGTCACAATATTGTAGTTTCTTTTTACCTCATAAGGCTCAGGGAAAAAACTATGaacctaattaattttttttaaagaaaaaactgTAGCTTAATCTCCGAGAGTCTTTTCGGAAACTCTGCTGCACAAACTTGTCACAGgcaagaagaaaaagattagCTTCATAAAATGTACGAAGTGGTATGTGCCATTGTATCTATTGTTAATGCCATCGAATTCTTAATAGCTGAAAATAACAGGCTAAGAATTTCACTGGCACTAGAATACAAATTTGTAACCATTACAATACATATACATTGGTTCTCTTCacctttggaatttatatttGTATTGTTCCTTTTCCGTTTTTCATCTCAGGCATTAGATGCAAAGGTaattatttttaagaaaaagaggaggaagaattACCGTCGAACCAAAGGACATCGCCAGGTATGTTCAGGAACCTTGTCCAAGCAGTCACAACTTCTTTTCTTAGTACAgtgattatcattttttttaaggaaaactaatgaaaagggcttgaaaactttgagttttaatgataatgacaaaataaagggtaaagtgaatagtaccatgattgactttttagtgtaaaaatgtggtttttcgttaaagtgaacagtaccgagtgattttcgttaaagttcctttttttttatgtttctttCAGGAATTGACTAAGTTGAGGATAGTTGATGTTCAAGGAATTGAGAAACCAGAGCCTGTAGTCACTGAAAAGGCTCCAAAGGCTCCAAAGGCACCTGGTAAGAAAACGGAAAAGGTTGTGGTTGCTGCTTAGGATAGACGTTCACTATGGCTGAACATTATCAATAATGGCACTCTGCTCATAATGTTGTGCTTTTATGGTTGAGCATAATCAGATTCGTACGTTGCTCCACGCACGGTTTTGGCTGTCattcaaaatagaaaatttaGAATTTAACCGGGGGTGGTTGTTGTAGGATTTGtctcccaaatttctgccaATTTTATCTTCTGTATTTAGAAGTGCAAATTATGAAATCCCCCTGGCTGATTGAATCAGTTTTGCTCCTCTTGATCTTTAGTAATCTTTTGTTTGTGCTCAGTCTTGACTCTTGTGACGTGAACGATGATGCAACTCGTGCATGAGCCATGAGTGTGTTTCTTTCACAATTCCTTGTACGGCATGGCATGTCTCTGTTTTCTTCTCGTGTCATGAATGCATGTTGGTCGAAACTTAGATTGAATCGAGGTTGGAAGTTCCATTGGCCGAAATTAAGTTCAAGTTGTATCCTTCTTTTCAGTTGAATGAATATTATGTGCGGCCCCAAATTCCTTAAATTAACGTTTGGTGGGTAACTGGTAATGCTAAAACCTTTTTGTAGtcgctttttgtttttgtgtgatttGTTTTTGGTCAACTTGCAGAACCTGGATAGTGGTTTCTAATTTGGAATGTTACATCCAccaacattaaaataaaataaaaaattctctGAGCATTAACTAACTTAGACCATTAATTTCCGACCTACAAGGCACTTTCGGACTTTTTCGGACCAATAGGTTTTATGTTACGTCAATTCAAACTTTGTCGATCTCTTCTATTTCGATCTTATAAGGCAATTCTCCAGTCTAATAGTTGTACATTATTCTGTTAAGGTTAAACCTATGGCAACAAAATTAGGAAATCATTGTCTTTTGGTTTCTGGTTTAAATTAATCTAAATTACAGTGCCCAGGAGGGTCATATGACCCTTCTTACAGTTTcgaaattatgttttttttttttgaacaaaaaatattCTAACTAAAAGAGTGAGAGAGTGGGCTAAGCTTCGCAATACTATGGTTGTAAGGAATACcgctagaccgtagtactaaatgacagAAATGTTGTATCTATATGTGCTATATTGATGTGGCTTGGCTTTTATATTTAAAGTTAACCCTCACAAAAGTAATTTGCTCACAGTTAGTGTTCAACacttaatttcatattttcattatttgCCTCTTAATCAAATAAAAGATATTTAATTTCATGTCTTCATATTTATACCCAATTTGCACCAAGGTGTATTTTTTTTGGGATCAAAGGTAGAGTAATTCATTAAACAAAGTCCAAATGAACATAAACAACTTACTACGTGTCCTAAAAAGGATTAGCATACAAAAGAATGTCACTAATGCAACAAAACATGAGTAATGATTTCTTTCTGCAGTGAGTACAAAAACGGTGAATAACAGAAATGCATAAGGGGTTTCAACACAAATATAAATATTCTCTTAAGTGGCCCGACCAATCGAGATCCAAAAATAGCTAATACAGAAAACTTTAGAAGCCTATGTGACAGATGGCCAGCCTCAGAAGCTCGAAATCCAAAGGTGATGAACCACACCCCTCCAATTTCACACCACAAAATAACAATTGCTCCCTAGATCATACACCAAGGTGCACATATGATCGCCGTCATTTGCTATAATGTAATTAATCAAATCATAATGATATAGAGGTTTGAaacttgaaatattttttatgcTAAATAAGTTGACACTCATGATCATTTCTTAAGTAATTTTTATGTATAAGCTCTATTTATTATGATTTTATTATCACTTAAGATTGTCTTTTTTTAACACAATTTCTAACTCTGGCACTAACTAcggaaaatgaatttgaactcAAATGTACAAAGCGAGTGCATCCGTTCTAGCCAATGCAGCTAAACCAACGTCGGAAGAGGGAGATTGTCTTTAGATTCATTTTACATATGCTTATAtaatacagagagagagagagagaatggtcgagactccaattttttttcgttaCGCAAATGATGTGTGAATGGACTAAGCAAACTGCCGCATATCATATGTGCAGATCTGTTTCGTTGACCAAAAACTCGATTAAGATGAGACTTATCCCTTTCGGCCATCTCATGCCATATGGCTTTTATTCTTTTGTGTATATCCCCCCACTTCTTTGTCGAAGGTCCCACAATTCCTTTCGTTTCAAGAAAAGCATTCCTGTGCATGCCAGTTATGTCACTCCCCACCACCATAAtgctttttattttgtatgaattTGGTTCTTTCCCTTTTCTTCACTGTTTATGAGATTTGAACTCATTATCGTTATTTTTGAGATTTAAACTTATAGTttgttgtagtttatgatgTTGTAACTTATAATTTGTTCACTTTGTATGAGATTTGAACTTGGAATATGTGTTATTTATAAGATTTGAATTCATAATTTATCGTATTTATGATACTGCAACTCATGATTGGTCCTCTTTTTATGAGATTTGAACTTCTGTCATCATCTATGAGATTTGAGCTCATGATTTGTCGTAGTTTATGATACCGTAACTCATGATTTGTCCTCTTTTTATGAGATTTGAACTTGTGATATGTCGTCATTTATGAGACTTGAACTCATGATTTGTTGTAGTGTATGATAAGATTTGAACTCATGATTTGTCTTAGTTTTATAGTACTGTAACTCATAATTTGTCCTCTTTTTATGAGATTTACTTTTGATCTGTCGTCATTCATGAGATTTGAACTCATGATTTGTCGTAGTTTATGATGAGATTTGAactcatgatttttcgttgattaTGATACTGAAACTCATGATTTGTCCTCTTTTTATGAGATTTGCACTTACGATGTGTCGTCGTCTATGAGATTTGAACTTGTAATTTACCGTAGTTTATGATACTATACCTCATGATTTGTTGTCTGTGGAATTTTGCATGTTTACTTAGAATTAGATCTCAACTATACAAGAGAACATCTCAATTTATAACCCATGATTCGAATTGCAAGGGAGCACATTTAAATGTGCTCAATTAGAGGGAGTGGAAGAAGCAGTAACGCTTAAGGGGGGACAGCTGGAGAATGCTTATAGGTCATTTGGGTAATTGACCCCAACGAAATCCACTTctatgatttatttttctttgaagtCCAATCTTTTCTGTTGGTGTTGCTCTGGATGGCTGAAGGGCCAGCCTCCGGTAAAAGGAGAATATCCCTCTTCCATGAACCAAATTGCTTTTTTAAGTGGACTAATCACCTTCTCTTTGCCACCCATAATTCCTCTTTCATCTACAAAACTACATTTGTACAGAGTTGGGCATTTTCCCTAAAGCACTTTTGTATCCCACTTTCAGTTTAATATGATTATGCTAATGGAATTCTTTGTCACTTTAATAGTTTCTCCACTTCATCTCATTCACACAGATTTTCCTAATAAATCTCCACGAATACCATCTTAACTAACCTAATTATGtcattagttaattaattcCCTGTGTCTTTGTACTATTACTGAATATGATCTGACCACGACATATTAGCATATTATTTTTCCTAAACTTTTCTTAATAAGTGTCTTGGACCAATAGTGACCACTAATTATAATACCCGGTTTCTGTTCATGATAAACACTAAGCTAATCTGTCTCCTCGATCTCATTAACAAACATGATTTAGTGTGACTTAAAAGTAGTTAAACGTCATTTACCTTACAATTAAGATACTAACTGGTGCTTTAAGAAAACGATATATGTTTACAAAGACTCTTACAACGCATCTACATTGACACTACAAAAATATATCGCTCTTTTCGTCCATGTTACTATGTTAGTCGAATAAAAAAATTCGAGGCTTAAGGCAATTATATAGGTATCGTTTTCACGATGAATATCACCGGATTATGGACTAGATAGATACTAGCTAATTGCATGTTGACTCCAAAGAGGTTGCCTTTATGCAAAGCCCTAATGCCTTTGTACACGTGGAGCTGTGAGTTGCGATTTGGATAATATCAATTGTGCTGCTAGGGCACGGTTAGTATAAACAGAGGGCGCATTTGATTGCAAATCCAAACAAATGAAAGAAATCATGTGGGCTTGTTAGTCaaaatggtctttgagatttgTATAATTTATCACTTTGGTTCTTgatatttgaaatcaatagaagtgctcttgaatttgtccaccatcaatcattttgatcattctataaaaaattatattaaataaggaccaaaatgacaaaaaacatcctgaatttaataaacaatgggccaaatgatttgacaaaaaattgagagtatttttgtcattttagccttatttaatggagatttgt is from Malus sylvestris chromosome 5, drMalSylv7.2, whole genome shotgun sequence and encodes:
- the LOC126622346 gene encoding 50S ribosomal protein L21, mitochondrial-like isoform X1, encoding MATRRRLQALTRHASALFSKSPSFHSLPAPLPIYQPLKTLTSNFSLISSSPDPTRSLTRHFSSKPRIGDVNEDNEHSEEEEDDDDDDDDDEDEEIGDSEDESAYRCSGSKREYTPEEKEAEAAGIGYQVIGPLQRSDRVFKPYEPVFAVVQVGSHQFKVSNGDCIFTEKLKFCEVNDKLVLNKVLMLGSSSQTIIGRPILPDAAVHAVVEEHALDAKVIIFKKKRRKNYRRTKGHRQELTKLRIVDVQGIEKPEPVVTEKAPKAPKAPGKKTEKVVVAA
- the LOC126622346 gene encoding 50S ribosomal protein L21, mitochondrial-like isoform X2, which translates into the protein MATRRRLQALTRHASALFSKSPSFHSLPAPLPIYQPLKTLTSNFSLISSSPDPTRSLTRHFSSKPRIGDVNEDNEHSEEEEDDDDDDDDDEDEEIGDSEDESAYRCSGSKREYTPEEKEAEAAGIGYQVIGPLQRSDRVFKPYEPVFAVVQVGSHQFKVSNGDCIFTEKLKFCEVNDKLVLNKVLMLGSSSQTIIGRPILPDAAVHAVVEEHALDAKVIIFKKKRRKNYRRTKGHRQVCSGTLSKQSQLLFLVQ